The Prevotella sp. E9-3 genome has a window encoding:
- a CDS encoding dihydrofolate reductase family protein — protein MGKVQILAVLTMDGCLSSELYDKAHQDLCLDRCGLDEIRKKAFYRVTPDYSISMLHEWRKDCTNIRYLAEATPDTADYINGLLRMHAVDEIILYTVPFISGSGRHFFKSALPEQHWTLSSLKSYPNGVCRIIYILDKKAR, from the coding sequence ATGGGTAAAGTTCAGATTCTCGCCGTACTGACGATGGACGGATGTCTTTCTTCAGAGTTATATGATAAAGCACATCAGGATTTGTGCCTTGACCGTTGCGGTCTTGATGAAATCAGGAAGAAAGCCTTTTACCGTGTGACACCGGACTATTCCATTTCAATGCTGCACGAATGGAGAAAAGACTGCACAAACATCCGTTACCTCGCGGAAGCCACACCGGACACGGCAGACTATATAAACGGACTGCTGCGGATGCACGCTGTGGATGAAATCATACTATACACCGTTCCTTTCATATCCGGAAGCGGACGACATTTTTTTAAGTCGGCTCTGCCAGAGCAACACTGGACGCTTTCCTCTTTGAAAAGCTATCCCAACGGTGTATGTCGCATTATCTATATCCTTGATAAAAAAGCAAGATAG
- a CDS encoding DUF6291 domain-containing protein — protein sequence MKNLIIPIDHLVMLAELDDKDAGLMAKAIAQYANKGIAPSFSNSALKAIFTLFRSIIDAQRESSAKRSEINTTNAMGKKSAAKKKAAKRATATDSESQQIADDATEASEAVEESLPLDAIEAVYPKLGTYRNESLSIWESFSEEKKRKAIGYVQTYISQTPNAIDQMYLNRYLGAEPWEK from the coding sequence ATGAAAAATCTTATTATTCCTATTGATCATCTTGTGATGTTGGCTGAACTTGATGATAAGGACGCGGGACTGATGGCAAAAGCCATCGCCCAGTATGCCAACAAAGGTATTGCTCCTTCGTTCAGCAATAGTGCGCTCAAAGCTATCTTCACTCTGTTTCGCTCAATTATCGATGCGCAGCGTGAGTCTTCTGCAAAACGCAGCGAAATCAATACGACCAATGCCATGGGCAAAAAGTCGGCTGCAAAGAAGAAGGCCGCCAAGAGAGCAACTGCAACTGATAGCGAATCGCAGCAAATCGCAGACGATGCTACCGAAGCGTCAGAAGCAGTTGAGGAATCGCTCCCACTTGATGCAATCGAAGCGGTATATCCGAAACTCGGTACTTATCGCAACGAATCGCTCTCCATTTGGGAATCCTTCAGCGAAGAGAAGAAACGTAAAGCCATCGGTTACGTTCAAACCTACATCAGTCAAACGCCAAACGCCATTGACCAGATGTATCTGAACAGGTACCTCGGGGCTGAACCTTGGGAGAAGTAA
- a CDS encoding helix-turn-helix domain-containing protein — protein sequence MPNLGLEIKRRCGICGKVFIIKTLDSLYCCKKCSDVAYARKKRAEAREKQLALIAKSVPKVREYISIREAVAIYGVERDTLYLMVRRGQIPSINIGTRLTRINRKDLEKMFAKRPIAKHIKETPLPKKYSLEPEDCYTIGEVCEKYHINDSSVWAHVRKYSIPSRQIGNYVYVPKEEIDNLYKSETK from the coding sequence ATGCCAAATTTAGGACTTGAAATCAAAAGAAGGTGCGGAATCTGCGGAAAGGTGTTTATCATCAAAACGCTCGATAGCCTCTACTGCTGCAAGAAATGCAGTGATGTGGCTTACGCACGTAAGAAGAGAGCAGAAGCCAGAGAAAAGCAGTTGGCTTTGATTGCCAAAAGTGTTCCCAAGGTGAGAGAGTATATCTCCATCAGGGAAGCTGTTGCCATCTATGGTGTAGAACGCGATACGCTGTATCTGATGGTTCGTCGAGGTCAGATACCAAGCATCAACATTGGTACCAGGCTTACAAGAATAAACCGTAAGGATCTGGAGAAGATGTTTGCGAAGCGGCCGATAGCCAAGCACATCAAGGAAACACCTCTGCCCAAGAAGTACAGTCTCGAACCTGAGGACTGCTACACCATCGGAGAAGTCTGCGAGAAATACCACATCAACGATAGTTCTGTGTGGGCACATGTCAGAAAGTACTCCATCCCCTCTCGTCAAATTGGCAACTATGTGTATGTACCCAAAGAAGAAATTGATAACTTATATAAATCAGAAACAAAATGA
- a CDS encoding helix-turn-helix domain-containing protein, which yields MTETFQVKSLEEMPRALTYLIEKVDSLQETVNTLRHKQQASESPRWMNIDELCAYHPSHPKKQTVYEWVSKKTIPYHKMTKGLMFLQSEIDEWLKKGAQKSEEDLMREAREFVLSKKGKEV from the coding sequence ATGACCGAAACATTTCAGGTAAAATCGTTGGAGGAGATGCCAAGAGCATTGACCTACCTCATTGAAAAAGTTGACAGTCTTCAGGAGACAGTCAACACACTGCGACACAAACAGCAGGCCAGTGAATCACCTCGATGGATGAACATCGATGAGCTTTGTGCTTATCACCCCAGTCATCCCAAGAAGCAGACTGTCTATGAATGGGTATCTAAGAAGACAATTCCCTATCATAAGATGACCAAGGGACTTATGTTCCTACAGTCGGAAATAGATGAGTGGCTAAAAAAGGGCGCTCAGAAGTCCGAGGAAGATCTTATGCGTGAAGCCCGTGAATTTGTTCTTTCAAAGAAAGGGAAAGAAGTATGA
- a CDS encoding site-specific integrase, whose protein sequence is MRRPLLHTKVTVKLRKSIFREEWYLYIESYPVRNPGSTKPKRVIEAVNRTITTPIWDMTAISKIDEDGNYKYKPKRDSNGIIQCTSQLDKEACRYADKVRALRQQEYDTAVVYSDREQEMIAQNERGEQDFIAYFNSIIYKCHPNSSDSIIVNWTRVGKLLSIYSKGKPIPFKTISAKLLEDIKLFMLSAPQGGNKGGTLSQNSAATYFSIVKAGLHRAFIDEYLTVDIAAKVKGIPDVKVKRETLTLEEAETLAKTPCENEVLKRAFFFAVLTGIRLCDIHDLTWGEITQTGSGWRVDFTQRKTHVVDYLPINEQAYSLCGERREPNQRVFEGLTGSSWISRPLKKWIEASGIKKHITFHCSRHTFATLQLERDTDIYTIKGMLGHTNVKTTQIYAHIVDKSKRNAADVIHIENLTPTNDNVESVPAI, encoded by the coding sequence ATGAGAAGACCTTTATTGCACACCAAAGTCACGGTTAAGCTCCGTAAGTCAATCTTCCGTGAAGAGTGGTACCTCTACATCGAGTCGTACCCTGTACGTAATCCGGGCAGCACAAAGCCTAAGAGAGTCATTGAGGCAGTTAACCGTACCATCACTACCCCTATCTGGGATATGACTGCCATCAGCAAGATTGATGAGGACGGTAACTACAAGTACAAACCGAAGCGGGATTCAAATGGCATCATCCAATGCACATCGCAGTTGGACAAGGAGGCATGTCGATATGCCGACAAGGTACGTGCCTTGCGTCAGCAGGAGTACGACACCGCCGTAGTTTATTCCGATAGAGAGCAGGAAATGATTGCTCAGAACGAACGCGGCGAACAGGATTTCATTGCATACTTCAACAGCATTATTTACAAGTGTCATCCTAACAGCTCTGACTCTATCATCGTCAACTGGACTCGTGTAGGTAAATTGCTGTCCATCTACTCTAAAGGAAAGCCCATCCCGTTCAAGACAATCTCAGCAAAACTACTTGAAGACATAAAGCTGTTCATGCTCTCTGCTCCACAGGGAGGTAACAAAGGTGGTACTCTCTCGCAAAACTCTGCCGCTACATATTTCTCTATTGTAAAGGCAGGTTTGCATCGTGCATTCATTGACGAATACCTTACTGTTGACATCGCAGCCAAGGTGAAAGGCATTCCTGATGTGAAAGTCAAGCGAGAAACATTGACACTTGAAGAAGCAGAAACATTGGCCAAGACTCCTTGTGAGAATGAAGTATTGAAGCGTGCTTTCTTCTTTGCTGTACTCACTGGTATCCGTCTGTGTGACATTCATGATCTTACATGGGGCGAAATAACTCAAACAGGAAGTGGATGGCGAGTGGACTTCACCCAGCGAAAGACACATGTGGTAGATTATCTCCCTATCAACGAACAGGCCTACTCCCTTTGCGGAGAACGTAGAGAACCAAATCAGCGTGTATTTGAAGGACTGACTGGTTCGTCTTGGATTTCTCGTCCATTGAAGAAATGGATTGAAGCATCGGGCATCAAGAAGCATATCACATTCCATTGCAGCCGTCACACCTTCGCAACTCTGCAACTCGAACGTGATACCGACATCTATACCATTAAAGGAATGCTTGGACATACGAATGTAAAGACCACTCAGATTTATGCTCACATTGTTGATAAGAGTAAGCGTAATGCTGCCGATGTCATCCATATTGAGAATCTTACTCCCACCAATGATAACGTAGAAAGTGTTCCTGCTATCTGA
- a CDS encoding BT4734/BF3469 family protein: MDDLHGFSFYRNPIQNIEPCRAITVVDVYRYLVGHYAKPQTDTLRSLTSPTEAKKYKATHFDYCTFSGLFRKRNEKELIQHSGLLCLDFDHVGNPDRFKEQLLKHDYFDTELMFTSPSGDGVKWIIPIDLKGWEHSRYFKAVANCIESTGLPPVDKSGSDVARSCFLPYDPQAYINPKYSEYVEENIFRPRMGECPF, from the coding sequence ATGGACGACCTGCATGGATTCTCCTTTTACCGAAACCCCATTCAGAATATCGAGCCATGCCGTGCCATCACGGTGGTTGATGTCTATCGCTATCTTGTCGGTCACTATGCCAAGCCGCAGACCGACACACTCCGCTCATTGACATCACCCACAGAAGCTAAGAAGTACAAGGCAACGCACTTTGACTACTGTACTTTTTCGGGATTGTTTCGCAAGCGAAATGAGAAAGAGCTGATTCAGCACTCAGGTTTGTTGTGCCTCGATTTTGATCATGTCGGAAATCCCGACAGGTTCAAAGAGCAACTGCTAAAGCACGACTACTTCGATACGGAACTGATGTTCACGAGTCCCTCTGGCGATGGCGTGAAGTGGATTATCCCCATCGACTTGAAAGGCTGGGAACATTCCCGCTATTTCAAGGCTGTAGCCAACTGCATTGAGTCAACTGGATTACCTCCTGTGGATAAATCGGGAAGCGATGTGGCTCGTTCCTGCTTCCTGCCCTACGACCCACAGGCATACATTAACCCTAAATACTCGGAATATGTCGAAGAAAATATTTTCCGCCCAAGAATGGGAGAATGTCCCTTCTAA
- a CDS encoding UvrD-helicase domain-containing protein translates to MTELNDFIHSHRGVLIAPAGHGKTTAIADCLLQCPNGVCQLVLTHTHAGIASLRKKFRAKNVPTSRYELETITGFAQRYVLAFMGKSALPDEDDKHYFNQAVFKCKDLLCSRLVQSVITNTYGGIFVDEYQDCTITQHEMIMLLAKELPLHILGDPLQGIFSFDHQQLVDFNRDLSFFNQYVFLKTPWRWHNTNPCLGTAIFNMRQQLLQGEEVTLCANTNAQIFVEQYSKTHGNYDIDYNRWLRGVINKHDSDSLLIICPSYRDISKYGQERLRGDLSDRISLKSIFDFSNRFRVIDAIDSSEYYSVAKAIDKYIEQILTNRKIKRLDRLIDILDSMHITKTSVDKWIKGNHIISKKSKNAERGKELEQLFQAFETQTNIETLFHVIDYVMELPGIKCRHKEVFYAIKSCVEIVRNNGVSVFDAMKIYKSRIRHQGRFVDGRCIGTTLLTKGLEFDTVIVMDAHKFSDAKNFYVAISRASKRLVFITDSPKVSFK, encoded by the coding sequence ATGACAGAACTGAATGATTTCATACATAGTCATCGTGGGGTACTTATCGCTCCTGCTGGACATGGAAAGACAACAGCTATTGCTGATTGTCTATTGCAATGTCCAAATGGAGTATGTCAACTCGTTTTAACTCATACACATGCAGGAATAGCGTCTTTACGCAAGAAATTCAGAGCAAAGAATGTGCCAACTTCACGCTATGAACTAGAAACTATAACAGGATTTGCTCAACGTTACGTCTTGGCCTTTATGGGAAAATCGGCTCTACCAGATGAAGATGATAAACATTATTTTAATCAAGCCGTTTTTAAATGCAAAGACTTATTGTGCTCGCGTCTTGTTCAATCGGTCATTACTAATACATACGGAGGCATCTTTGTAGACGAGTATCAGGATTGCACAATAACTCAACATGAGATGATAATGCTCTTGGCTAAAGAATTACCTCTGCATATTTTAGGCGATCCTTTGCAGGGTATTTTCTCCTTTGACCACCAGCAATTAGTAGATTTCAATCGTGACCTGTCTTTCTTCAATCAATATGTTTTTTTGAAAACGCCTTGGCGCTGGCACAATACAAATCCATGTTTGGGAACTGCCATATTCAACATGAGACAGCAACTGTTACAAGGAGAGGAAGTTACTCTTTGTGCCAATACAAATGCTCAGATATTTGTAGAACAATACTCGAAGACTCATGGCAATTATGACATAGATTATAATCGTTGGTTACGAGGAGTCATAAACAAACACGATAGTGATAGCCTATTAATAATCTGTCCATCATATCGAGACATATCAAAATATGGTCAAGAGCGTTTACGGGGAGACTTGAGTGACAGAATATCTCTGAAGTCAATTTTTGACTTTAGTAATAGGTTCCGTGTGATAGATGCCATAGATAGCTCCGAGTACTATTCGGTAGCCAAAGCTATAGACAAGTATATAGAACAGATTCTCACTAATCGAAAGATAAAAAGACTAGACCGTCTTATTGATATACTTGATTCTATGCATATTACCAAAACATCCGTTGATAAATGGATAAAAGGGAATCACATCATCTCCAAAAAATCTAAGAATGCAGAAAGAGGGAAAGAACTGGAACAACTTTTTCAAGCGTTCGAGACACAAACCAATATTGAAACATTGTTTCATGTCATTGATTATGTCATGGAATTACCCGGTATAAAATGTCGTCACAAAGAGGTGTTCTATGCAATAAAATCATGTGTGGAGATTGTAAGAAACAATGGAGTGTCAGTATTTGATGCTATGAAGATTTATAAATCTCGAATTCGGCATCAAGGCAGATTTGTTGATGGTCGATGTATAGGCACTACTCTCTTAACAAAGGGATTAGAGTTTGACACTGTAATTGTTATGGATGCCCATAAGTTTTCAGACGCTAAGAATTTTTATGTAGCTATCTCACGAGCCAGCAAGCGTCTTGTATTTATTACTGATTCCCCAAAAGTTTCATTTAAATAA
- a CDS encoding DUF3987 domain-containing protein: MSKKIFSAQEWENVPSKQEASLPALQTHDTPETTTDLATDIDRVVQEIEANGVDIAPDYGMWVNIGFALADGLGERGRDFFHRVSRLHPDYEPANTDKQFTHCLNGRGSGVTIASFFHYAAQAGIELHHSFNTILPNYQNGKTAKWVKSESELPHFPEEIFGALPPFLQKVVGNAISIEDRDVILLGAIGCLSVCFYNVCGVYDERVVYSNLYLFVVAEAGMGKGTLTLCRELVAPINQRLHEQTAQRMIEYKLELSEYQKCKGKNPEAMEPVTPPQKTLIIPANSSASSLISILHDNDGIGLLFETEGDTLSQTLKSEHGNYSDLLRKAFHHETISMSRRKDREYLEIDNPRVSVVLAGTPEQIRHLIPDAENGLLSRFIFYFIPFRRGIRDVFATDDVTRSKHAVFKIMGDEFLHLLDIFINQGSFVFVLPTHLQRRFVEWLARLNDECCDEVDNGMQGIVRRLGLIAFRMMMMLTAIRAFDSSLPPTRTPDGRIILECSEEDFNTVLCICEILLYHSIHIYLKLRLTNNRNVLPDIETGVNARRYALYHKLPDEFDKSVYDRIVSEMNENPNTAAKWIDKFIQDGRLKRTSKGNYVKS; encoded by the coding sequence ATGTCGAAGAAAATATTTTCCGCCCAAGAATGGGAGAATGTCCCTTCTAAACAAGAGGCTTCGCTACCTGCCTTGCAGACACATGACACTCCTGAGACTACAACAGACCTCGCTACTGATATAGACAGAGTTGTTCAGGAGATTGAGGCCAATGGCGTTGACATTGCCCCCGATTATGGTATGTGGGTGAATATTGGTTTCGCTTTGGCCGATGGATTGGGAGAACGTGGACGAGACTTCTTTCACAGAGTCAGCCGACTCCATCCTGATTATGAGCCAGCGAACACAGACAAGCAGTTTACTCATTGTCTGAATGGCAGAGGCTCGGGTGTGACCATCGCCTCCTTCTTCCATTATGCAGCCCAGGCTGGCATCGAACTCCATCACTCTTTTAATACCATTTTACCAAATTACCAAAATGGTAAAACGGCAAAATGGGTAAAATCAGAAAGCGAACTGCCTCACTTCCCCGAGGAGATTTTCGGAGCTTTGCCGCCCTTCTTGCAGAAAGTAGTCGGCAATGCCATCTCCATTGAAGACCGCGATGTGATACTGCTTGGAGCTATTGGCTGCCTATCTGTCTGCTTCTACAATGTGTGTGGTGTCTATGATGAACGTGTGGTTTACTCCAACCTTTATCTGTTTGTTGTGGCCGAAGCCGGTATGGGCAAAGGAACTTTGACGCTCTGCCGTGAACTTGTGGCACCAATCAATCAACGTCTACACGAACAGACTGCCCAGAGGATGATTGAATATAAGCTTGAACTGTCCGAGTATCAGAAGTGCAAAGGCAAAAATCCTGAAGCGATGGAGCCAGTTACTCCACCACAGAAGACTCTTATCATTCCAGCCAATAGCAGCGCAAGCTCTTTGATTAGCATACTGCATGACAACGATGGTATAGGGCTACTCTTTGAGACCGAGGGTGACACGCTTAGCCAGACGCTCAAATCCGAGCATGGCAATTACTCCGACTTGCTCCGCAAGGCGTTCCATCATGAAACAATCAGTATGAGCCGTCGCAAAGATAGAGAATACTTGGAAATCGACAATCCGAGAGTCTCTGTAGTCTTGGCTGGTACTCCCGAACAGATACGCCACCTCATACCCGATGCGGAAAACGGACTGCTCAGCCGATTCATCTTCTATTTTATTCCCTTTCGTCGAGGAATACGCGATGTCTTCGCCACCGATGATGTGACTCGCTCGAAACATGCCGTATTCAAGATTATGGGTGATGAATTTCTACACTTGCTCGATATATTCATAAATCAAGGTTCTTTTGTATTCGTATTGCCAACTCATCTTCAACGTCGCTTTGTTGAGTGGCTGGCCAGGCTCAATGATGAGTGTTGCGATGAAGTTGACAATGGTATGCAGGGAATCGTCCGACGGTTGGGACTTATTGCCTTTCGCATGATGATGATGCTTACAGCCATTCGTGCATTCGATAGTTCCCTACCGCCAACCAGAACTCCAGACGGAAGGATTATTCTGGAGTGTTCCGAAGAGGATTTCAATACTGTGTTGTGTATTTGTGAGATCTTGCTCTATCACTCTATACACATCTATTTGAAGTTGCGTCTGACGAACAATCGCAATGTCCTCCCCGACATCGAGACTGGTGTCAATGCCCGTCGCTATGCGTTGTATCACAAACTTCCGGATGAGTTCGACAAATCCGTTTACGACCGAATCGTTTCTGAAATGAACGAGAATCCCAACACTGCCGCCAAGTGGATTGACAAGTTCATTCAGGACGGACGACTCAAGCGAACGAGCAAAGGCAATTATGTGAAGAGTTAG
- a CDS encoding sigma-54 dependent transcriptional regulator: MNKTKIIVVEDNIVYCEYVCNMLSREGYRNMKAYHLSTAKKHLQQATDNDIVVADLRLPDGSGIDLLCWMRKEGKMQPFIIMTDYAEVNTAVESMKLGSIDYIPKQLVEDKLVPLIRSILKERQAGQRRMPIFAREGSAFQKIMHRIRLVAATDMSVMIFGENGTGKEHIAHLLHDKSKRAGKPFVAVDCGSLSKELAPSAFFGHVKGAFTGADNAKKGYFHEAEGGTLFLDEVGNLALETQQMLLRAIQERRYRPVGDKADRNFNVRIIAATNEDLEVSVNEKRFRQDLLYRLHDFGITVPPLRDCQEDIMPLAEFFRDMANRELECSVSGFSSEARKALLTHAWPGNVRELRQKVMGAVLQAQEGVVMKEHLELAVTKPTSTVSFALRNDAEDKERILRALKQANGNRSVAAELLGIGRTTLYSKLEEYGLKYKFKQS; this comes from the coding sequence ATGAATAAGACAAAAATAATTGTGGTGGAAGACAACATCGTGTATTGCGAATATGTCTGCAATATGCTGTCACGGGAGGGCTACCGCAATATGAAGGCTTACCACCTCTCAACCGCGAAGAAACATCTGCAACAGGCAACAGATAATGATATCGTGGTTGCCGACCTGCGTCTGCCTGACGGCAGTGGCATAGACCTTTTGTGCTGGATGCGAAAGGAGGGAAAGATGCAGCCCTTCATCATTATGACCGACTACGCCGAAGTTAATACCGCCGTGGAAAGCATGAAACTCGGCTCGATAGACTATATTCCCAAACAGCTTGTGGAGGATAAACTTGTCCCCCTGATCCGTTCCATACTGAAAGAACGTCAGGCAGGACAACGCCGTATGCCTATATTCGCCCGTGAAGGTTCCGCCTTTCAGAAAATCATGCACCGCATAAGGCTGGTAGCCGCCACCGATATGAGCGTGATGATATTTGGTGAGAACGGCACGGGCAAGGAGCATATTGCCCACCTGTTGCATGACAAGAGCAAACGTGCAGGCAAGCCATTTGTGGCGGTGGACTGCGGTTCACTCTCCAAAGAGCTTGCACCGTCGGCTTTCTTCGGACACGTCAAAGGTGCATTTACAGGTGCGGACAATGCCAAGAAAGGATATTTCCATGAGGCGGAAGGCGGCACGTTGTTTCTGGACGAGGTAGGAAACCTCGCGTTGGAAACCCAACAGATGTTGCTCCGTGCCATACAGGAGAGGCGGTATCGCCCGGTCGGAGACAAGGCAGACCGGAATTTCAATGTCCGCATCATCGCTGCTACCAATGAAGATTTGGAGGTATCGGTGAATGAAAAGCGTTTTCGGCAGGATCTTCTGTACCGCCTGCACGACTTCGGGATAACCGTTCCTCCGTTGCGTGACTGTCAAGAAGACATTATGCCGCTGGCAGAGTTCTTCCGTGATATGGCAAACAGAGAGCTGGAGTGTAGCGTGAGCGGGTTCAGTTCCGAAGCACGTAAAGCGTTGCTGACACACGCATGGCCGGGCAACGTGCGGGAACTTCGGCAGAAAGTTATGGGTGCTGTATTGCAGGCGCAGGAAGGTGTTGTCATGAAAGAGCATCTGGAACTTGCCGTGACGAAACCGACCTCTACTGTCAGCTTCGCCTTGCGCAATGACGCGGAGGATAAGGAGCGGATATTGCGTGCGTTGAAACAGGCAAACGGCAACCGGAGTGTCGCCGCAGAACTGCTCGGCATAGGCAGGACAACACTATACAGCAAACTTGAAGAGTATGGACTTAAATATAAATTCAAGCAATCATAG
- the mobV gene encoding MobV family relaxase — translation MGKGKKAMLEVSKMKMTPALGAEHQRKWDESRWDCKLDDPERNYDKSRAHLNFEVRKGGVIAPVDQLVCIKEKVDARIVEWKAERLAATGKEPIVRSTQHLSVSLVIGGNSERMNELAFGNQVLQERGNNAHIKRMPEIEQFALDNYKALAERIGEKNIISFIAHCDEKNCHIHATITPILEDGRLSAKDMFGGGSLVAARDKMREWHDWYAAVNEKWGLERGDDIHETGARHKSLEEHNRELHRENKSLEEELETKRRAVKGLTTMIENLTRRQEEIQSQIAELEAQQQESDSNKEDILRQIKFLNQTLTEIRINLREKRGKLDQVNQELDSLKSTYNAKLKRLDAIMKKDNVMINYINREAEIILKASIFDQVLYEAVKICREIPEADAMAEDTFIDDRNNFRWKDVLSTGLRVFIAGIDGATGVAQVSGGGGTSNDMPWRDKDEDFLDWARRAMRYAHAKHYPGNRLKRSLSK, via the coding sequence ATGGGTAAAGGTAAGAAAGCTATGCTCGAAGTCAGCAAAATGAAGATGACTCCAGCACTCGGCGCAGAACATCAGCGCAAATGGGATGAGTCCCGATGGGACTGTAAACTTGATGACCCCGAACGTAATTATGACAAAAGTCGTGCGCATCTCAACTTCGAGGTACGCAAAGGAGGTGTCATCGCACCAGTAGATCAATTGGTCTGCATCAAGGAAAAAGTAGATGCACGTATCGTAGAATGGAAAGCTGAAAGGCTTGCTGCAACAGGCAAAGAGCCTATAGTCAGAAGCACTCAACATCTCTCTGTTTCTCTTGTTATAGGTGGGAACAGTGAACGCATGAATGAGCTTGCATTCGGAAATCAAGTGCTTCAAGAGCGAGGAAACAATGCTCACATCAAGCGTATGCCTGAGATAGAGCAGTTCGCTCTCGACAATTACAAGGCTCTCGCAGAACGTATCGGTGAGAAGAACATCATTTCTTTTATTGCACACTGTGACGAGAAGAATTGTCACATTCATGCGACCATTACTCCAATCTTGGAGGACGGTCGCCTATCCGCAAAGGACATGTTCGGAGGCGGTTCTCTTGTTGCAGCTCGCGACAAGATGCGTGAATGGCATGATTGGTATGCTGCCGTCAATGAGAAGTGGGGACTGGAACGTGGCGATGACATCCATGAAACAGGCGCACGTCACAAATCACTCGAAGAACACAACCGTGAACTGCATCGCGAGAACAAATCTCTCGAAGAGGAACTTGAAACTAAGCGTCGTGCAGTGAAAGGACTCACCACCATGATTGAGAATCTTACACGTCGTCAAGAGGAAATCCAATCACAGATAGCAGAACTTGAAGCGCAACAACAGGAATCCGACTCCAACAAGGAGGATATTCTGCGCCAGATAAAGTTTCTCAATCAAACGCTGACTGAAATCAGAATCAATTTGAGAGAAAAGCGAGGAAAACTTGACCAAGTTAATCAAGAATTGGATAGTCTCAAATCTACCTACAATGCCAAATTGAAAAGGTTGGACGCTATCATGAAGAAAGACAATGTCATGATAAACTATATCAACAGAGAAGCCGAGATTATTCTCAAAGCTTCAATTTTTGATCAAGTTCTATATGAAGCAGTCAAAATATGCCGAGAAATCCCCGAAGCAGATGCGATGGCAGAGGACACATTCATTGATGACCGTAACAATTTCCGTTGGAAGGATGTGCTAAGCACTGGTCTGAGAGTATTCATTGCCGGAATAGATGGCGCGACTGGCGTAGCCCAGGTGTCAGGCGGTGGCGGCACATCAAACGATATGCCATGGCGAGATAAGGATGAAGACTTTCTCGATTGGGCTCGCCGTGCTATGCGATATGCCCATGCCAAACATTATCCAGGCAATAGGCTCAAACGGTCGCTGAGCAAATAG